One Desulfomicrobium apsheronum genomic region harbors:
- the rodA gene encoding rod shape-determining protein RodA has protein sequence MFDRRLIFHINWGLLTLTAILFLVGVMNLYSASTLRLASGLEIDTYFNKQLLWGGVGLCVMTALVLIDYRHLKSVSWAYFILCLVLLLGVSVAGKTIYGAKRWLDLGFFNLQPTELTKIAVLILGARLMARMEGKLGWINLGKALLVGLVPAVLVVKQPDLGSALNILLILGGMILFKGVTGSVFKVLVVVLPIMIPFGWFFLHDYQKQRIMTFLDPGNDPLGAGYHIIQSQIAIGSGGFWGKGFLEGTQSQLRFLPEKHTDFAFAVFGEEWGFFGSIILLILFCSFLYQIYIVTMEAKDDFGSYLAAGVFFYFFWQILINIGMVLGIMPVVGIPLPFISYGGSASVVNFCMVGLVLNVAMRRFVFKKG, from the coding sequence ATGTTCGATAGACGACTCATATTTCATATCAATTGGGGCCTTTTGACCCTGACGGCGATCCTTTTTCTTGTCGGGGTCATGAACCTCTATTCGGCCAGCACCCTGCGCCTTGCTTCCGGCCTTGAAATCGACACGTATTTCAACAAACAACTGCTCTGGGGCGGGGTCGGACTATGCGTGATGACGGCGTTGGTGCTGATAGACTATCGTCATCTTAAATCCGTTTCGTGGGCGTATTTCATCCTTTGCCTGGTTCTGCTGCTCGGAGTCAGTGTCGCCGGGAAGACCATCTACGGAGCCAAGAGATGGCTTGATCTCGGTTTTTTCAATCTCCAGCCGACGGAGCTGACAAAGATCGCGGTCCTGATTCTTGGAGCCAGGCTGATGGCACGCATGGAAGGCAAGCTGGGCTGGATCAACCTGGGCAAGGCGCTCCTGGTCGGTCTGGTGCCCGCTGTCCTGGTGGTCAAGCAGCCTGATCTGGGGTCGGCCTTGAACATCCTGCTCATTTTGGGGGGAATGATCCTTTTCAAGGGGGTCACCGGCTCCGTGTTCAAGGTACTGGTTGTCGTGTTGCCGATCATGATCCCATTTGGCTGGTTTTTTCTGCACGACTACCAGAAGCAGCGCATAATGACATTTCTTGACCCGGGCAACGATCCGCTCGGGGCCGGGTACCATATCATCCAATCCCAGATTGCGATTGGATCCGGAGGGTTCTGGGGCAAGGGCTTTTTGGAGGGCACCCAGAGTCAGCTGCGCTTCCTACCGGAAAAACACACGGATTTCGCTTTTGCCGTGTTCGGCGAGGAGTGGGGCTTTTTCGGGTCCATCATCCTGCTCATTCTTTTCTGCTCCTTTCTCTATCAGATTTACATCGTCACCATGGAAGCCAAGGACGATTTCGGGAGCTACCTCGCGGCCGGGGTCTTCTTTTATTTCTTTTGGCAGATCCTCATCAATATAGGCATGGTGCTCGGGATCATGCCTGTCGTCGGAATTCCACTGCCCTTCATCAGCTATGGAGGCAGTGCGTCCGTGGTCAATTTTTGCATGGTCGGACTCGTCCTCAATGTGGCCATGCGTCGTTTCGTTTTCAAAAAAGGCTGA
- a CDS encoding rod shape-determining protein, which yields MSRILDKILGFFSNDLAIDLGTANTCVYVKGKGIVLREPSVVAVKRDNRGNNKVLAVGSEAKRMLGRTPGNIVAIRPMKDGVIADFEVTEAMLRHFISKVHNSRRLVRPRIVICVPTGITQVEKRAVRESAQSAGAREVFLIEEPMAAAIGADLPITEPTSNMVVDIGGGTTEVAVISLAGIVYSKSVRIGGDKMDEAILQHVKRKYNMLIGESSAEDIKTTIGSAYPMDPELVMDVKGRDLVSGIPQNITITSEEVRKAISEPVDSIVQAVRIALEQTPPELAADIVDRGIVLTGGGALLKGLDSLLREETSLPITVVDDPLSTVALGSGKVLDNLDVLREVTIE from the coding sequence ATGTCCAGGATTTTGGATAAGATTTTGGGGTTCTTTTCGAACGATCTGGCGATCGATCTCGGCACCGCCAACACCTGCGTATACGTCAAGGGCAAGGGGATCGTCCTGCGGGAACCGTCCGTGGTCGCCGTCAAACGCGACAATCGTGGCAACAACAAGGTTTTGGCCGTGGGCAGCGAGGCCAAGCGAATGCTCGGGCGTACCCCCGGCAACATCGTGGCCATTCGTCCCATGAAGGACGGTGTCATCGCCGATTTTGAAGTCACGGAAGCAATGCTTCGCCATTTCATCTCCAAGGTGCACAACAGCCGGCGGCTGGTTCGGCCCCGCATAGTCATCTGCGTGCCCACCGGAATCACTCAGGTCGAAAAGCGGGCCGTCCGCGAATCCGCCCAGAGCGCCGGCGCGCGGGAAGTTTTTCTGATCGAGGAGCCCATGGCCGCAGCCATCGGCGCGGATCTGCCCATCACCGAGCCGACCTCGAACATGGTCGTCGACATCGGCGGTGGAACCACTGAAGTGGCGGTCATCTCCCTGGCTGGTATCGTCTATTCCAAATCCGTGCGCATCGGCGGCGACAAGATGGACGAGGCGATTCTTCAGCACGTCAAACGCAAATACAACATGCTCATCGGCGAGAGTTCCGCCGAGGACATCAAAACCACCATTGGCTCCGCGTACCCCATGGATCCGGAATTGGTCATGGACGTCAAAGGTCGCGACCTGGTTTCGGGCATCCCTCAGAACATCACCATCACCTCGGAAGAGGTCCGCAAGGCCATTTCCGAACCCGTCGATTCCATAGTTCAGGCCGTGCGTATCGCCCTGGAGCAGACCCCGCCGGAATTGGCGGCGGACATCGTCGACCGGGGCATCGTGCTGACCGGCGGCGGCGCTCTCCTTAAAGGGCTCGACAGCCTGCTGCGCGAGGAGACCTCCCTGCCCATCACCGTGGTCGATGATCCCCTGTCCACCGTGGCGCTGGGTTCCGGCAAGGTCTTGGACAATCTGGATGTCCTGCGCGAGGTAACCATCGAGTAG
- a CDS encoding ATP synthase F0 subunit B, with amino-acid sequence MKKFKTVGLVTAALVLCAAIAFASEGDGGGHNKLLDLLYRVINFGIVAFLIYKFAGKRIADLLSGRTKQIETDLADLDERKEDAEKRLLEVEASIANLEAEKAKILDDAKAQGEAMRQAIIDKAEAQATQIRAQAEVSAAQEAKLAIDAIREELAEKITTAAEDLVKKQLKKKDHEDLVNEYLKKVVLN; translated from the coding sequence TTGAAAAAGTTCAAGACTGTCGGATTGGTGACGGCAGCACTGGTTCTCTGCGCGGCGATAGCTTTCGCCAGCGAGGGAGATGGCGGGGGGCACAACAAGCTGCTCGACCTTCTCTATCGCGTAATCAATTTCGGCATTGTCGCGTTCTTGATCTATAAGTTCGCGGGCAAGCGTATCGCGGACTTGCTGTCCGGGCGCACCAAGCAGATCGAGACGGACCTTGCCGATCTCGACGAGCGCAAGGAAGATGCCGAAAAGCGTTTGCTTGAAGTTGAGGCGAGTATCGCGAATCTCGAGGCGGAAAAAGCCAAGATTCTGGATGATGCAAAGGCTCAGGGTGAGGCCATGCGTCAGGCGATTATCGACAAAGCGGAGGCCCAGGCTACTCAGATCAGGGCTCAGGCTGAAGTATCGGCGGCCCAGGAAGCCAAGTTGGCTATCGACGCCATCCGTGAAGAACTGGCCGAAAAGATTACCACTGCCGCTGAAGATCTTGTCAAGAAGCAGCTCAAAAAGAAAGATCACGAAGATTTGGTCAACGAATATCTTAAAAAGGTGGTGCTCAATTGA
- a CDS encoding F0F1 ATP synthase subunit gamma: protein MASLRDIQNKIVGVKKTKQITKAMNMVASAKLRGAQSRIERFRPYADKFNDILIDLASRADASAHPLLEKREVIQNIGIVLVTSDKGLCGSFNANLCNAANRLAKQKEAEGKTVKFICIGKKGRDFIRKTKFEIATAYAENMTHFDFQLASETGNLVIDGYLSGQFDEVHIVYGKFVSIAKQEATWSQILPAETPEVEATAGASSEYIFEPSVEGLLAELLPRYVKVQMYRGLLDTSASEHAARMSAMDNATKNCDEMVGSLTKVYNKARQASITTQLMDIVGGAEALKG from the coding sequence ATGGCATCACTCAGGGACATTCAGAACAAAATCGTCGGTGTAAAGAAGACCAAGCAGATTACGAAAGCGATGAACATGGTCGCTTCCGCAAAGCTGCGCGGTGCTCAGAGCCGCATCGAGCGCTTTCGTCCCTATGCTGATAAGTTCAATGACATTCTTATCGATCTGGCTTCCCGCGCCGACGCCAGCGCGCATCCCTTGCTTGAAAAGCGCGAGGTCATTCAGAACATCGGAATTGTACTGGTGACTTCGGACAAAGGGCTGTGCGGCAGTTTCAACGCGAACTTGTGCAATGCCGCCAACAGGCTGGCCAAGCAGAAGGAAGCAGAAGGCAAGACGGTCAAGTTTATCTGCATTGGAAAGAAAGGCAGAGACTTCATCCGCAAGACAAAATTCGAGATTGCTACCGCTTACGCTGAAAACATGACCCATTTTGATTTTCAGTTGGCAAGCGAAACAGGAAATCTCGTTATTGACGGATACCTCTCTGGACAGTTTGACGAAGTGCACATTGTTTACGGAAAGTTCGTAAGCATCGCGAAGCAGGAAGCGACATGGTCGCAGATTCTCCCCGCCGAAACGCCAGAAGTGGAGGCTACGGCCGGTGCTTCGAGCGAATACATCTTTGAACCGTCAGTGGAAGGTCTTTTGGCCGAACTGCTGCCCAGGTATGTCAAAGTTCAGATGTATCGCGGCCTGCTCGACACGTCGGCCAGTGAGCACGCAGCTCGCATGTCGGCCATGGATAACGCGACAAAGAACTGCGACGAAATGGTCGGCAGCCTGACCAAAGTCTACAACAAGGCGCGCCAGGCAAGTATCACCACCCAATTAATGGACATCGTAGGCGGTGCCGAGGCACTGAAAGGATAA
- a CDS encoding TIGR01212 family radical SAM protein (This family includes YhcC from E. coli K-12, an uncharacterized radical SAM protein.): protein MSPYRFYRLSLYFKQRFGQRIRKIPLDAGSSCPNRDGTLSRSGCAFCNQKGTGTGLAETGMSLREQYLAYRELSRDRDTDTRFLGYLQSFSNTHGPAARLRTLLEELTEVPDLVGLAIGTRPDCLDEEKLDILQNAPFEEIWLDLGLQSGHDATLKRINRGHDAASFATWARKAAEREIKVCAHVITGLPGENLADFEQTILFVNSLPVSGIKIHNLYVCRDTPLESAWRAGKIELLSQEESQAWLVRGLALLRQDMVVHRINSDPEHDELLAPSWANKKTAYLNAVNQLLHDTDTWQGKALGQDRPEWMNPPKKRKQP, encoded by the coding sequence ATGTCTCCTTACAGATTCTACCGACTGTCTCTCTACTTCAAGCAACGCTTCGGCCAGCGAATCCGCAAAATACCGCTGGACGCCGGCAGCTCGTGCCCGAACCGGGACGGCACCCTGTCCCGGAGCGGCTGCGCTTTCTGCAACCAGAAGGGAACCGGGACGGGCCTTGCCGAAACCGGAATGTCCTTGCGAGAGCAGTACTTAGCGTACCGGGAATTATCCAGGGACCGCGACACAGACACGCGTTTTCTGGGATATCTCCAGTCCTTCTCCAATACTCACGGGCCCGCCGCGCGACTGCGGACGCTGCTGGAAGAACTGACGGAAGTTCCGGACCTCGTCGGGCTGGCCATCGGCACCCGGCCGGACTGCCTCGATGAGGAAAAGCTCGACATCCTGCAAAATGCGCCCTTCGAGGAAATCTGGCTGGACCTGGGGCTTCAGTCGGGCCATGACGCCACCCTAAAACGCATCAATCGGGGGCATGACGCAGCGAGCTTTGCAACCTGGGCACGAAAAGCCGCGGAGCGGGAAATCAAGGTCTGCGCCCATGTCATCACGGGCTTGCCGGGCGAGAATTTGGCGGACTTCGAACAAACCATTCTCTTTGTCAACAGTCTGCCCGTGTCCGGAATAAAAATACATAATCTGTACGTCTGCCGGGACACGCCACTGGAATCAGCCTGGCGTGCCGGGAAGATCGAACTCCTCTCACAGGAAGAATCCCAGGCCTGGCTCGTGCGCGGTCTGGCCCTTCTGCGACAGGATATGGTCGTCCATCGCATCAACAGCGACCCCGAGCACGACGAACTGCTCGCACCGTCATGGGCCAACAAAAAAACCGCGTATCTGAACGCGGTCAATCAGCTCCTGCATGACACGGACACATGGCAAGGCAAGGCTCTGGGGCAAGATCGCCCGGAATGGATGAACCCCCCGAAAAAACGGAAACAACCATGA
- the mrdA gene encoding penicillin-binding protein 2, with protein MGAFNSPERPQIFSGPPLLLVFLVILFCIFGIRLWYLQIYKSDFYQGRAQENRTRQSTMFSPRGIIRDRTGVLLAENNPAYALALVREDCPDIPKTLDQISRWTGQPRDELQKAFEIGRKRVKHFDEQVIVPNIPFELVALVEAHRQDWPGLVIAVRPKRSYAHGETLAHVLGYVARANEEELNNDPDLQLGDNVGKQGVELMLERRLRGTKGLQEFEVDASGRVLSSRIVSSPVMGEDLNLSISLPLQEVATKALGDRAGSVVAMDADTGEVLALVSLPSYDPNEFVVGISHAKWKELLEDPLHPLQNRPVQSTYPPGSIFKLAVGGLGLESGTVKPSSTVFCPGSYKLGQRVFRCWNKGGHGTTDFKKSLRESCDVYYYQLGEQLGVEAISDFATRCGFGVKTGVELPHERAGNMPTPEWKLNRFGEKWQGGETLNYAIGQGYTLTTPLQVARFMAALVNEGKILRPTLLLSEEPDVLGELPMRPATRKLVLDAMVATVEEERGTARVLRRPGLRIGGKTGTAQVVKLQEKYEKKKTHEIPYKYRDHAWMASFGEKDGKRFVVVAMVEHGGHGGSDAGPVAGAVLDVLLDVRSGD; from the coding sequence ATGGGCGCGTTTAACTCCCCGGAGCGGCCCCAGATATTTTCCGGTCCCCCGCTGTTGCTCGTTTTTCTGGTGATCCTTTTTTGTATCTTCGGTATCCGGCTGTGGTACCTACAGATTTACAAGAGTGATTTCTATCAGGGACGCGCCCAGGAGAACAGAACCAGGCAAAGCACCATGTTTTCCCCAAGAGGCATCATTCGGGATCGTACCGGAGTACTGCTGGCGGAAAACAATCCTGCCTACGCCCTGGCGCTGGTGCGTGAGGACTGCCCGGACATTCCCAAAACCCTGGACCAGATCAGTCGCTGGACCGGTCAGCCCCGGGACGAATTGCAAAAAGCCTTTGAGATTGGCCGCAAGCGGGTCAAGCATTTCGACGAACAGGTCATCGTGCCCAACATTCCGTTTGAGCTGGTGGCCTTGGTCGAGGCGCACCGGCAGGACTGGCCCGGGCTTGTCATTGCCGTACGGCCCAAGCGTTCCTACGCCCATGGCGAGACCTTGGCGCATGTCCTTGGATATGTGGCCCGGGCCAATGAAGAAGAGCTCAACAACGATCCGGATCTGCAACTGGGCGACAATGTCGGCAAACAGGGCGTGGAGCTGATGCTCGAACGCAGGTTGCGCGGGACCAAGGGGCTTCAGGAGTTTGAAGTCGATGCCTCCGGGCGTGTGCTGTCCTCGCGGATTGTTTCTTCGCCGGTGATGGGCGAGGACCTTAATCTGAGCATCTCTTTGCCCTTGCAGGAAGTCGCGACCAAGGCCCTGGGCGACCGGGCCGGATCGGTCGTGGCCATGGACGCCGACACGGGCGAGGTGCTGGCGTTGGTCAGCCTGCCCAGCTACGATCCCAACGAGTTTGTTGTCGGTATCAGCCATGCGAAATGGAAGGAGCTGCTGGAGGATCCTTTGCATCCCCTGCAGAATCGGCCGGTGCAAAGCACCTATCCGCCTGGCTCCATCTTCAAGCTCGCTGTGGGCGGGCTTGGGCTTGAGAGCGGCACGGTCAAGCCTTCCTCGACGGTGTTTTGTCCCGGTAGCTACAAGCTCGGCCAGCGCGTCTTCAGGTGCTGGAACAAGGGCGGGCATGGAACCACCGACTTCAAGAAATCCCTGCGCGAGTCCTGCGACGTCTATTATTATCAGCTGGGAGAACAGCTCGGCGTGGAGGCGATCAGCGATTTTGCGACCCGCTGTGGGTTCGGGGTCAAGACCGGCGTGGAGTTGCCCCACGAGCGGGCCGGCAACATGCCCACCCCGGAATGGAAGTTGAACCGCTTCGGAGAGAAGTGGCAGGGCGGCGAGACCTTGAACTACGCCATCGGCCAGGGCTACACCTTGACCACTCCCCTACAGGTGGCCAGATTTATGGCGGCGCTGGTCAACGAAGGGAAAATATTGCGGCCGACGCTCCTTTTGTCCGAAGAACCCGACGTGTTGGGTGAACTGCCCATGCGGCCCGCGACCAGGAAGCTGGTTCTTGACGCCATGGTGGCCACGGTGGAGGAAGAGCGGGGCACTGCCCGGGTTCTTCGCAGGCCCGGTCTGAGAATCGGGGGCAAGACCGGCACGGCCCAGGTCGTGAAGCTGCAGGAAAAATACGAGAAGAAAAAGACCCATGAGATTCCCTACAAATACAGGGATCACGCCTGGATGGCCAGCTTTGGTGAAAAGGATGGGAAGCGGTTTGTGGTCGTGGCCATGGTGGAACATGGCGGTCATGGAGGCTCGGATGCGGGGCCGGTGGCCGGGGCAGTGCTCGATGTACTTCTGGATGTGCGATCAGGGGACTGA
- the atpA gene encoding F0F1 ATP synthase subunit alpha produces MQIKAEEISQIIEGQIKNYEKKVEMSETGVVLSVGDGIARVYGCENAMAMELLEFPGNVMGMVLNLEEDSVGVALLGETEHIKEGDIVKRTGRIFQVPVGDAVQGRVIDPLGNPIDGLGPIQTDQFRNVEIKAPGIIARKSVHEPMYTGLKAIDAMTPIGRGQRELIIGDRQVGKTAVGVDAIIAQKNSDIHCFYVAIGQKRSTVAQVVEALRQNGALEYTTVISSTASEPAPLQFIAAYCGCTMAEFYRDNGKHALIVYDDLSKQAVAYRQMSLLLRRPPGREAFPGDVFYLHSRLLERSCKVNDSLGAGSLTALPVIETQAGDVSAYIPTNVISITDGQVYLEPNLFMAGIRPAINVGLSVSRVGGAAQIKAMKKVAGTLRLDLAQYRELAAFAQFGSDLDKSTKTKLTRGERLVELLKQPQYQPMPVEEQVAVLYAGTRGFLDDIAVTDAIRFGAELVDFMRNQKSDVLAEIVQTKDLGSETEKKLADAINEFKAGFKA; encoded by the coding sequence ATGCAGATTAAAGCAGAAGAAATTAGCCAGATCATCGAAGGCCAGATCAAGAATTACGAGAAAAAGGTTGAGATGAGCGAAACTGGCGTGGTCTTGTCAGTGGGTGACGGTATCGCCCGCGTTTACGGCTGCGAAAACGCGATGGCAATGGAACTCCTCGAGTTCCCCGGTAACGTCATGGGAATGGTCCTTAACCTTGAAGAAGATTCCGTAGGTGTCGCCCTGCTCGGCGAGACGGAACACATCAAGGAAGGCGACATCGTCAAACGTACGGGCCGGATTTTCCAGGTTCCCGTCGGCGACGCTGTTCAGGGCCGGGTCATCGACCCTCTGGGCAACCCCATCGACGGTCTCGGACCGATCCAGACGGATCAGTTCCGTAACGTTGAAATCAAGGCTCCCGGCATCATCGCCCGTAAATCCGTACATGAGCCCATGTACACGGGTCTGAAGGCCATCGACGCCATGACACCCATCGGCCGCGGCCAGCGCGAACTCATCATCGGTGACCGTCAGGTCGGCAAGACCGCGGTTGGCGTTGACGCCATCATCGCGCAGAAGAACAGCGACATTCACTGTTTCTACGTTGCCATCGGCCAGAAGCGTTCCACTGTCGCCCAGGTGGTTGAAGCCCTTCGTCAGAACGGCGCCCTGGAATACACTACCGTCATTTCCTCCACCGCCTCCGAGCCGGCTCCGCTGCAGTTCATTGCTGCCTACTGCGGTTGCACCATGGCGGAATTCTACCGTGACAACGGCAAGCATGCCCTGATCGTTTATGACGATCTTTCCAAGCAGGCTGTCGCCTACCGGCAGATGTCCCTGCTTCTGCGCCGCCCTCCGGGACGCGAAGCTTTCCCTGGCGACGTTTTCTATCTCCACTCCAGACTTCTGGAGCGCTCCTGCAAGGTCAACGACAGCCTGGGCGCCGGTTCCCTGACCGCCCTGCCTGTCATTGAAACCCAGGCCGGTGACGTTTCGGCATACATTCCGACCAACGTTATCTCCATCACCGACGGTCAGGTCTATCTTGAGCCCAACCTGTTCATGGCCGGCATCCGCCCCGCCATCAACGTCGGTCTGTCCGTATCCCGAGTTGGCGGCGCCGCTCAGATCAAGGCCATGAAGAAGGTCGCCGGTACGCTGCGTCTCGATCTGGCCCAGTATCGCGAACTTGCCGCTTTCGCGCAGTTCGGTTCCGACCTGGACAAATCCACCAAGACCAAGCTGACCCGTGGTGAGCGTCTGGTTGAACTGCTCAAGCAGCCTCAGTACCAGCCCATGCCCGTCGAAGAGCAGGTTGCAGTTCTTTACGCCGGTACACGCGGTTTCCTTGATGACATCGCAGTGACCGACGCCATCCGCTTCGGTGCCGAACTGGTTGACTTCATGCGTAACCAGAAATCCGACGTCCTGGCTGAAATTGTTCAGACCAAGGACCTTGGCAGTGAAACCGAAAAGAAGCTGGCTGATGCGATCAATGAGTTCAAAGCCGGTTTCAAAGCCTAG
- a CDS encoding ATP synthase F0 subunit B, producing the protein MIDLDYTFFVQLVNFMVILTVLNLILYRPIRGIIKKRAEVMSQKLGSIEDFAAKAEAKLESYKVALSGARVEAQQLRVALKAEGTAVESSVLAEAGAEAAEKVAAARKEIDGQKQTALKALRQEVATYAKNVANKVLSKA; encoded by the coding sequence ATGATTGATCTAGATTACACTTTTTTTGTTCAGCTCGTGAACTTTATGGTCATCCTGACGGTCTTGAATTTGATCTTGTATCGTCCCATCCGAGGGATCATCAAGAAAAGGGCCGAGGTCATGAGCCAGAAGCTGGGATCCATCGAGGATTTCGCCGCCAAGGCGGAGGCCAAGCTTGAGAGCTACAAGGTAGCATTGAGCGGAGCCCGGGTCGAAGCTCAGCAGCTGCGGGTAGCCTTGAAGGCTGAAGGCACCGCGGTTGAGTCTTCCGTTTTGGCCGAGGCCGGAGCCGAAGCCGCCGAAAAGGTTGCCGCCGCCCGAAAGGAGATCGACGGTCAGAAGCAGACAGCCCTCAAGGCTCTGCGCCAAGAAGTCGCCACCTATGCCAAGAACGTCGCCAACAAGGTGCTGAGCAAGGCTTGA
- the atpH gene encoding ATP synthase F1 subunit delta, giving the protein MTGNIVARRYAKALFAVAQTQSDKGAMAKYGDDLARLAGLLENAPELTKIFRNPIFGVEEKRGVIIKILDKVEPCAMVRNFCLLLADKNRLSFLPEINASYGTLLDSAQGVLRGKLVTAVKLSDVVQKNVVDKLQRESGQKVVLDYEVDQEIIGGLMLKIGDKILDASIRAQLQILKENIKRGE; this is encoded by the coding sequence TTGACTGGGAACATCGTAGCAAGACGGTATGCCAAGGCTTTGTTCGCCGTTGCGCAAACGCAGTCCGACAAGGGCGCGATGGCGAAATACGGTGACGACTTGGCCAGGCTGGCTGGACTCCTGGAGAATGCGCCTGAGCTCACGAAGATCTTCCGCAACCCAATTTTTGGTGTGGAAGAAAAGAGAGGGGTAATCATCAAGATTCTGGACAAAGTGGAGCCTTGCGCCATGGTTCGGAATTTTTGTCTGCTGCTTGCGGACAAGAACAGATTGTCTTTTCTCCCCGAGATCAACGCATCCTATGGAACGCTTTTGGATTCAGCCCAGGGTGTTCTTCGCGGCAAGCTGGTGACGGCTGTAAAGCTTTCCGATGTTGTGCAGAAGAACGTTGTCGATAAATTGCAACGCGAGTCGGGCCAGAAAGTGGTCCTTGATTACGAAGTGGATCAGGAGATTATTGGCGGGCTTATGCTCAAGATCGGTGACAAGATCCTTGACGCCAGTATTCGCGCTCAGCTGCAAATTTTGAAAGAAAATATCAAAAGGGGTGAGTAG
- the mreC gene encoding rod shape-determining protein MreC, with amino-acid sequence MSPRFKRLVLFFFLPLFLYFSMYTWNWKTGYLDRLAALTGLELTGWVLAPGRWLQNNVDEFWSRYVYLVGVRQENEDLVLRVRELEQELTRVSEKAKSADRLTSLLRFSPEASWEMRGGRVIGQKLGPNAILETILVDVGLRHGVGLNDPVISPKGVVGRIAKPGLHFSSVVLLSDPSSRIPVITSEGRVPAIVQGQGAGAFLEVKFIPRNDPVSPGEILLSSGLGGVFPKGIPVARVVEVTPADVSLFQRVYAEPLLALRYYEELLVLSRTDGFDAGQPVMTPAVTNASSPGAPPADEKSPEAKPAAQAPPAAGPSVTPPPVQEPSTITRHPVRKKP; translated from the coding sequence ATGTCCCCTCGCTTCAAACGTCTGGTCCTGTTTTTCTTCCTTCCCCTGTTTCTCTATTTTTCCATGTACACATGGAACTGGAAGACGGGCTACCTCGATCGCCTGGCGGCCTTGACCGGGCTGGAGTTGACCGGATGGGTCCTGGCCCCGGGGAGATGGCTGCAAAACAACGTCGATGAGTTCTGGTCGCGCTACGTCTATCTGGTCGGAGTGCGCCAGGAGAACGAGGACCTGGTCTTGCGGGTGCGGGAGCTCGAACAGGAGCTGACCCGTGTTTCCGAGAAGGCCAAGTCCGCCGATCGCCTGACCTCGCTTTTGCGCTTCAGCCCCGAGGCCTCCTGGGAGATGCGCGGAGGGCGGGTCATCGGCCAGAAACTCGGTCCCAACGCCATTCTTGAAACCATCCTTGTCGATGTGGGGCTGCGCCACGGCGTGGGCCTCAATGATCCGGTCATTTCGCCCAAAGGCGTTGTCGGAAGAATCGCCAAGCCGGGTCTTCATTTTTCCTCCGTGGTTCTCCTGTCCGATCCTTCCAGCCGGATTCCCGTCATCACCAGCGAGGGGCGTGTCCCGGCCATTGTGCAGGGGCAGGGTGCCGGAGCTTTCCTTGAAGTCAAGTTCATCCCCCGCAACGACCCGGTCAGTCCCGGGGAGATATTGCTCAGCTCCGGGCTGGGCGGTGTTTTTCCCAAGGGCATACCCGTGGCCAGGGTGGTGGAAGTGACTCCGGCGGACGTCTCCCTGTTCCAAAGGGTCTACGCCGAACCTCTTCTCGCCCTGCGCTATTACGAGGAACTGCTGGTCCTGAGCCGTACCGACGGGTTTGATGCAGGCCAGCCCGTCATGACTCCGGCTGTGACCAATGCATCCTCCCCGGGGGCTCCCCCGGCGGACGAAAAGAGCCCGGAAGCCAAGCCCGCTGCCCAAGCGCCTCCTGCGGCCGGTCCGTCTGTGACGCCTCCGCCCGTCCAGGAGCCTTCCACCATAACTCGGCACCCTGTGCGCAAGAAACCGTGA